The Vreelandella piezotolerans genomic interval GATTGGCCACATCAATATGCCGGAACGGGCAGCAGCGCTCGCCGGGCAGTATCGTGCCGCTGGCTTTCACGAACGCCAGCGAACGGGCGTTGAGCGATGAAATACGCAGGTCGTAGTCGCCGCTGGCGGGTTTGGGGGCGCTACCGCGCTCGACGAGCCCCACGGAAATGCCCGCTTGGCCTAACCGTGCCGCTAGGGCCGCGCCCACCATGCCGCCACCGACAATAATAATCTCGTGATCCCACTGCATGAGAGGCTCCTTACTCCGCTATCGAGGGCACATTGCATGTGCTTATATTGTCATACAGTATCGTTGACTTGTCGCAGTGTTGCCTAGGGTGATCCATTGACGCAGGCCGTGGAAAGTTCAGAAAAACGCGAGAGCAGCCAGGTGGCCGGTGAAGCGCTGGCCGCGTTCATCAAACGCCACCCCAAACTCTGGGTGATTACCGGGGCGGGGGTGAGTACCGACAGTGGGATTCCCGATTACCGCGATGCCGATGGCCAGTGGAAGCGGCCGCCGCCGGTGCAGCACGGTGATTTCATGAGCTCCTTTGCCGTACGCCAGCGTTACTGGGCGCGGGCGCTGGTGGGCTTCAAAGCCATGCGCGAAGCCCAGGTGAGCGGGGCGCACCGAGCGCTTGCAGAGCTTGAGGCCATGGGGCATGTGGCGCTGCTGGTCACGCAAAACGTGGACCGCCTGCACCAGCGGGCGGGCTCGAAAAAGGTGATCGATCTTCACGGCAGAGCGGACGTGGTGGCCTGTATGGCCTGTGGCTATCAAATGATGCGCCACGCCATGCACAGCGAAATGGCGCGCATGAACCCAGCCTTTGCCGCGCTGGACGCCCACCACGCGCCGGATGGCGATGCGGATCTGGAAACCGATTTCTCCACCTTCAAGGTGCTGGATTGCCCGCGCTGCCAGGGCATCCTCAAACCGCAGGTGGTCTATTACGGCGATGTGGTGCCCCCGGCGCGTCGGCTGGCAGCACAGGCGGCGCTGCAGCAAGCCGATGCGGTGCTGGCGGTGGGGACATCGTTGATGGTCTATTCCGGCTACCGCTTCTGCCGGGATGCCCATGCCATGGGCCTGCCCGTGGCATCGCTCTCGCTGGGCGTGACTCGCG includes:
- a CDS encoding NAD-dependent protein deacetylase; translated protein: MTQAVESSEKRESSQVAGEALAAFIKRHPKLWVITGAGVSTDSGIPDYRDADGQWKRPPPVQHGDFMSSFAVRQRYWARALVGFKAMREAQVSGAHRALAELEAMGHVALLVTQNVDRLHQRAGSKKVIDLHGRADVVACMACGYQMMRHAMHSEMARMNPAFAALDAHHAPDGDADLETDFSTFKVLDCPRCQGILKPQVVYYGDVVPPARRLAAQAALQQADAVLAVGTSLMVYSGYRFCRDAHAMGLPVASLSLGVTRADEFLTHQWRAPLTPVLEQAVACLKGA